A genomic window from Lasioglossum baleicum chromosome 7, iyLasBale1, whole genome shotgun sequence includes:
- the Corn gene encoding microtubule-binding protein cornetto isoform X1, producing the protein MDAFLRVPPNFQDGTKEMSVSPSTEQANLEMETPLEDNSLKVSPVQNVARQDSGVPEDLASPLVDTSSLLNEEDPDGTMNSDCNITVIHVTDLDAHRAEQTLSVDRKDYAGEGKDSKDGSDSGVEGCATEVPRVRSRNSLDYASSCGGLDEASCDSSLVSCCSVYEDPCATLPDDVRLTTGGEGTSEGGSESSSIAGSVSARANRTNTKRTVAASSVAKKKTTATEAQKNTRAKPIPLTNNYVATTPRSKPRTTTPRSILSKTQPVTRARSREKSTAKETTLESTPSSNRISTTFRSGSVSMTPRTRTRPIPDSLPSALTTEINKDLAQRGRGPGGSCRSRGGSSTRGARTPSSTPSEEVRKPLGTPRMPYSGRGDMSRLSRPDKMTMSADNKALDTYATLPRRNRNKISIPKPSEKTDKMTRSRSGSRDASLSRQVEKKGIGKESSVHKSLPPYPRHKVAEKTRIYHETSVQTGLTGQDIENALSGVPTVVIGSEVVERLHEECQTEGTWEDMHAMQGDLKRLTEETSGQKVENEKLKAEITEVKRLLEEEQADHAFARQELDRNAQRVLAMLGTPQSEHAEGSDSFLELECHLQSSGQVVASQQLEIADLQSLCRMLSRDLEKSLAAQKALLQQQQELEAESAEMQDFLQEEKATLAEALKEAETELTKKEEMLTKREMELERQTEECKHLVRISEQRRQENLSMSMKLNAVERRSRELLLTQGAAVSGAAVALSGLGTRLEGLVDQLITSYNISVKDLEDVIYHNEAYSRSNSSIESSPVSSKHSLKECTPSPKSGSFVSAVIGAIRNAATHPFATKNADKKSTFESAKQMYKELSMESSSDLLDFETEPCLMMESVLEDVPLPDTYSHNMVSSSDSLRRALSFPETVDESNLKKTRTNDECSSLTNLTQAILHRRKVENEEDDDCDSISESDTGTNDGPLASDYCPAVGLVDQVIDVDNLLTKLLKVLRIIQLDNDTCIQELKEEKSELETKLEVTVTELEEMRKIVDNLHQSDEILSNSSDRRRSVMENCRLLIKEAGKEELKFHETAVANNSGPGEPRNCEDLNANAAAQLPS; encoded by the exons ATGGACGCTTTTCTCCGTGTGCCTCCAAACTTCCAG GATGGCACCAAGGAAATGAGCGTCAGCCCGAGCACCGAGCAAGCCAACCTCGAGATGGAGACGCCTCTCGAGGACAATAGCCTGAAAGTGTCCCCCGTGCAGAATGTAGCGCGACAGGATTCAGGGGTCCCGGAAGACCTCGCGTCCCCATTGGTCGATACCAGCAGTCTGCTCAACGAAGAAGACCCCGATGGAACGATGAACAGCGATTGCAACATCACCGTGATCCACGTGACGGACTTGGACGCTCACAGGGCCGAACAAACGCTGTCCGTCGACAGGAAGGATTACGCTGGCGAAGGAAAAGACAGCAAGGATGGCAGCGACAGCGGCGTCGAGGGCTGCGCCACAGAGGTTCCAAGG GTGCGAAGCAGAAACAGCCTAGACTACGCGAGCAGTTGCGGCGGCTTGGACGAGGCCTCCTGCGACTCTAGTTTAGTGAGCTGTTGCTCGGTTTACGAGGACCCCTGCGCCACCCTTCCTGACGATGTTAGGCTAACCACTGGCGGTGAGGGCACGAGCGAGGGTGGCAGCGAAAGCTCGTCGATCGCCGGCAGCGTCTCTGCCAGAGCGAACCGAACGAATACGAAGAGGACGGTGGCTGCGTCGAGCGTGGCCAAGAAGAAGACAACCGCGACGGAGGCTCAGAAAAATACCAGGGCTAAGCCGATCCCTCTGACCAACAACTATGTTGCGACTACCCCAAG GTCCAAGCCAAGGACCACCACGCCGAGGAGCATCCTGAGCAAAACGCAACCGGTGACAAGGGCTAGGTCCAGGGAGAAGTCGACAGCAAAGGAGACAACCTTGGAGAGTACACCATCAAGCAACAGAATATCGACAACGTTCCGTTCCGGATCAGTGTCTATGACTCCTCGTACGAGAACGCGACCAATCCCGGATTCACTGCCATCGGCGTTGACCACAGAGATCAATAAGGACCTGGCTCAGCGTGGAAGAGGTCCTGGAGGTAGTTGCAGGTCTAGAGGCGGCTCTAGCACCAGAGGAGCTCGTACCCCAAGTTCCACACCGTCCGAGGAGGTCCGTAAACCTCTGGGCACTCCCAGAATGCCTTACAGTGGTCGTGGGGACATGTCCAGGCTGTCCAGGCCTGATAAAATGACAATGAGCGCGGACAACAAAGCGTTGGACACGTACGCTACCTTGCCGAGGAGGAACAGGAACAAGATTAGCATTCCCAAGCCGAGCGAGAAGACTGACAAGATGACTAGAAGCAGATCGGGCAGCAGGGATGCTAGTCTGAGTAGACAGGTCGAGAAGAAAGGTATCGGTAAGGAGTCCTCTGTTCACAAGAGTTTGCCGCCCTATCCGAGGCACAAGGTAGCAGAGAAGACTCGTATTTATCACGAGACTAGCGTGCAAACTGGTCTAACTGGTCAGGATATAGAGAACGCTTTGTCGGGAGTTCCGACGGTGGTCATCGGATCGGAAGTGGTCGAGAGACTGCACGAAGAGTGTCAGACGGAAGGCACGTGGGAGGATATGCATGCCATGCAGGGCGACTTGAAGAGGTTAACGGAAGAGACTAGTGGCCAGAAGGTGGAGAACGAGAAGCTCAAGGCTGAGATCACCGAGGTGAAGCGATTGCTCGAAGAAGAGCAAGCGGATCATGCGTTCGCTAGGCAGGAACTTGATAGGAACGCGCAGAGAGTGCTCGCTATGCTTGGAACTCCTCAGTCAGAGCACGCAG AGGGTAGCGACAGCTTCCTGGAGCTGGAATGCCATTTGCAGTCCTCCGGACAAGTGGTGGCCAGTCAGCAGCTGGAAATAGCGGATCTCCAGTCCCTATGCCGCATGCTGAGCAGG GATTTGGAGAAGAGCCTGGCAGCTCAGAAGGCGTTACTGCAGCAGCAACAAGAGCTAGAAGCAGAGTCAGCCGAGATGCAAGACTTCCTTCAAGAGGAGAAAGCTACTCTGGCGGAGGCTCTGAAAGAGGCAGAGACAGAG CTCACCAAGAAGGAAGAGATGCTAACGAAACGCGAGATGGAATTGGAAAGGCAAACGGAAGAATGCAAGCACCTAGTTAGGATCAGCGAGCAACGACG ACAAGAAAATTTATCCATGAGCATGAAACTGAACGCTGTCGAACGACGAAGCAGGGAGCTGTTGCTCACGCAAGGAGCCGCAGTTTCCGGGGCTGCGGTCGCGCTTTCCGGTTTGGGAACTAGGTTAGAGGGATTGGTAGACCAGTTGATCACTTCCTACAATATCTCGGTGAAGGACCTCGAG GACGTGATTTACCACAATGAAGCGTACAGCAGAAGCAACAGCAGCATCGAGTCCAGTCCTGTTAGCTCCAAGCATAGTCTGAAAGAGTGCACTCCTAGTCCAAAGAGCGGTTCCTTCGTCTCCGCTGTGATCGGGGCCATCCGGAACGCGGCGACGCATCCTTTCGCCACGAAAAATGCCGACAAGAAGTCCACGTTCGAGTCGGCTAAACAAATGTACAAAG AATTAAGTATGGAGTCCTCGTCGGACCTGCTCGACTTCGAAACAGAGCCGTGTTTGATGATGGAGAGCGTGCTAGAGGATGTTCCTCTGCCCGATACCTATTCGCACAACATGGTCTCGAGTAGCGACTCTCTACGCAGAGCTTTAAGCTTCCCGGAGACCGTCGACGAGAGCAATCTCAAAAAGACTCGCACCAATGACGAGTGTTCTAGCCTGACCAATCTCACGCAGGCTATTTTGCATCGTCGCAAG GTGGAGAACGAGGAGGACGATGATTGCGACTCGATCAGCGAATCCGACACCGGTACCAACGATGGCCCGCTGGCTTCGGATTACTGTCCCGCAGTTGGTCTCGTCGATCAAGTAATCGACGTGGACAATCTCCTGACGAAATTGTTGAAAGTGTTGCGAATCATTCAACTCGACAACGACACTTGCATCCAGGAGCTAAAAGAGGAGAA GTCCGAATTAGAAACGAAATTAGAGGTGACCGTGACCGAGCTGGAAGAGATGCGTAAAATAGTGGACAATCTGCATCAGTCCGATGAGATTCTGAGCAACTCCTCGGACAGGCGTCGCAGCGTTATGGAGAACTGTCGTCTTCTGATCAAAGAG GCGGGTAAGGAGGAATTAAAATTTCACGAGACCGCAGTCGCAAATAATAGCGGTCCCGGGGAACCGAGAAACTGTGAAGATCTCAACGCTAACGCAGCGGCTCAACTTCCTTCCTAA
- the LOC143210613 gene encoding uncharacterized protein LOC143210613, giving the protein MSSDKIDKIDKMGAGLGDVERIRGDGLSLKLPSNDRILEVVGDGCSIILPGNSGTVRVIGDGCRLRIDSNVGDIEYVGDGGRVLLGSKSSERKVKYVGDGGKVSVDGDKRRSKKVDHVAKGKIGKNGDDGSKEKMKGSCKTAEEEDNHLNMKEEAKSAGRKKEGKLVKIVTVLHCDQRVVSRWFVDPGSVVRSLDGKFVKVESKRKEKSKGDR; this is encoded by the coding sequence ATGTCCAGTGATAAGATTGATAAGATTGATAAAATGGGTGCTGGGCTCGGTGATGTTGAGAGGATCCGTGGAGATGGCCTAAGTTTGAAGCTTCCGTCGAATGATCGGATTTTGGAAGTGGTCGGCGACGGATGTAGCATAATTTTACCTGGAAACTCGGGTACAGTGCGTGTGATTGGAGATGGATGTAGATTGAGGATCGATTCGAACGTTGGAGATATTGAATACGTTGGAGATGGAGGCAGAGTGCTCCTGGGTTCAAAATCCTCGGAGCGCAAAGTGAAATATGTTGGCGATGGGGGCAAAGTGTCCGTCGATGGCGACAAGAGAAGATCTAAGAAGGTCGATCATGTTGCGAAGGGGAAAATTGGTAAAAATGGAGATGATGGTTCAAAGGAAAAAATGAAAGGATCCTGTAAGACTGCTGAAGAAGAGGATAATCATTTGAATATGAAAGAGGAAGCAAAATCTGCTGGGAGAAAAAAGGAAGGAAAGCTGGTGAAAATTGTTACCGTGCTGCATTGCGACCAGAGAGTTGTTAGCAGATGGTTTGTGGATCCTGGATCGGTAGTTAGATCCCTTGATGGGAAGTTTGTGAAGGTTGAAAGCAAGAGGAAGGAGAAATCGAAGGGAGATAGGTAA
- the Corn gene encoding microtubule-binding protein cornetto isoform X2 — MSVSPSTEQANLEMETPLEDNSLKVSPVQNVARQDSGVPEDLASPLVDTSSLLNEEDPDGTMNSDCNITVIHVTDLDAHRAEQTLSVDRKDYAGEGKDSKDGSDSGVEGCATEVPRVRSRNSLDYASSCGGLDEASCDSSLVSCCSVYEDPCATLPDDVRLTTGGEGTSEGGSESSSIAGSVSARANRTNTKRTVAASSVAKKKTTATEAQKNTRAKPIPLTNNYVATTPRSKPRTTTPRSILSKTQPVTRARSREKSTAKETTLESTPSSNRISTTFRSGSVSMTPRTRTRPIPDSLPSALTTEINKDLAQRGRGPGGSCRSRGGSSTRGARTPSSTPSEEVRKPLGTPRMPYSGRGDMSRLSRPDKMTMSADNKALDTYATLPRRNRNKISIPKPSEKTDKMTRSRSGSRDASLSRQVEKKGIGKESSVHKSLPPYPRHKVAEKTRIYHETSVQTGLTGQDIENALSGVPTVVIGSEVVERLHEECQTEGTWEDMHAMQGDLKRLTEETSGQKVENEKLKAEITEVKRLLEEEQADHAFARQELDRNAQRVLAMLGTPQSEHAEGSDSFLELECHLQSSGQVVASQQLEIADLQSLCRMLSRDLEKSLAAQKALLQQQQELEAESAEMQDFLQEEKATLAEALKEAETELTKKEEMLTKREMELERQTEECKHLVRISEQRRQENLSMSMKLNAVERRSRELLLTQGAAVSGAAVALSGLGTRLEGLVDQLITSYNISVKDLEDVIYHNEAYSRSNSSIESSPVSSKHSLKECTPSPKSGSFVSAVIGAIRNAATHPFATKNADKKSTFESAKQMYKELSMESSSDLLDFETEPCLMMESVLEDVPLPDTYSHNMVSSSDSLRRALSFPETVDESNLKKTRTNDECSSLTNLTQAILHRRKVENEEDDDCDSISESDTGTNDGPLASDYCPAVGLVDQVIDVDNLLTKLLKVLRIIQLDNDTCIQELKEEKSELETKLEVTVTELEEMRKIVDNLHQSDEILSNSSDRRRSVMENCRLLIKEAGKEELKFHETAVANNSGPGEPRNCEDLNANAAAQLPS; from the exons ATGAGCGTCAGCCCGAGCACCGAGCAAGCCAACCTCGAGATGGAGACGCCTCTCGAGGACAATAGCCTGAAAGTGTCCCCCGTGCAGAATGTAGCGCGACAGGATTCAGGGGTCCCGGAAGACCTCGCGTCCCCATTGGTCGATACCAGCAGTCTGCTCAACGAAGAAGACCCCGATGGAACGATGAACAGCGATTGCAACATCACCGTGATCCACGTGACGGACTTGGACGCTCACAGGGCCGAACAAACGCTGTCCGTCGACAGGAAGGATTACGCTGGCGAAGGAAAAGACAGCAAGGATGGCAGCGACAGCGGCGTCGAGGGCTGCGCCACAGAGGTTCCAAGG GTGCGAAGCAGAAACAGCCTAGACTACGCGAGCAGTTGCGGCGGCTTGGACGAGGCCTCCTGCGACTCTAGTTTAGTGAGCTGTTGCTCGGTTTACGAGGACCCCTGCGCCACCCTTCCTGACGATGTTAGGCTAACCACTGGCGGTGAGGGCACGAGCGAGGGTGGCAGCGAAAGCTCGTCGATCGCCGGCAGCGTCTCTGCCAGAGCGAACCGAACGAATACGAAGAGGACGGTGGCTGCGTCGAGCGTGGCCAAGAAGAAGACAACCGCGACGGAGGCTCAGAAAAATACCAGGGCTAAGCCGATCCCTCTGACCAACAACTATGTTGCGACTACCCCAAG GTCCAAGCCAAGGACCACCACGCCGAGGAGCATCCTGAGCAAAACGCAACCGGTGACAAGGGCTAGGTCCAGGGAGAAGTCGACAGCAAAGGAGACAACCTTGGAGAGTACACCATCAAGCAACAGAATATCGACAACGTTCCGTTCCGGATCAGTGTCTATGACTCCTCGTACGAGAACGCGACCAATCCCGGATTCACTGCCATCGGCGTTGACCACAGAGATCAATAAGGACCTGGCTCAGCGTGGAAGAGGTCCTGGAGGTAGTTGCAGGTCTAGAGGCGGCTCTAGCACCAGAGGAGCTCGTACCCCAAGTTCCACACCGTCCGAGGAGGTCCGTAAACCTCTGGGCACTCCCAGAATGCCTTACAGTGGTCGTGGGGACATGTCCAGGCTGTCCAGGCCTGATAAAATGACAATGAGCGCGGACAACAAAGCGTTGGACACGTACGCTACCTTGCCGAGGAGGAACAGGAACAAGATTAGCATTCCCAAGCCGAGCGAGAAGACTGACAAGATGACTAGAAGCAGATCGGGCAGCAGGGATGCTAGTCTGAGTAGACAGGTCGAGAAGAAAGGTATCGGTAAGGAGTCCTCTGTTCACAAGAGTTTGCCGCCCTATCCGAGGCACAAGGTAGCAGAGAAGACTCGTATTTATCACGAGACTAGCGTGCAAACTGGTCTAACTGGTCAGGATATAGAGAACGCTTTGTCGGGAGTTCCGACGGTGGTCATCGGATCGGAAGTGGTCGAGAGACTGCACGAAGAGTGTCAGACGGAAGGCACGTGGGAGGATATGCATGCCATGCAGGGCGACTTGAAGAGGTTAACGGAAGAGACTAGTGGCCAGAAGGTGGAGAACGAGAAGCTCAAGGCTGAGATCACCGAGGTGAAGCGATTGCTCGAAGAAGAGCAAGCGGATCATGCGTTCGCTAGGCAGGAACTTGATAGGAACGCGCAGAGAGTGCTCGCTATGCTTGGAACTCCTCAGTCAGAGCACGCAG AGGGTAGCGACAGCTTCCTGGAGCTGGAATGCCATTTGCAGTCCTCCGGACAAGTGGTGGCCAGTCAGCAGCTGGAAATAGCGGATCTCCAGTCCCTATGCCGCATGCTGAGCAGG GATTTGGAGAAGAGCCTGGCAGCTCAGAAGGCGTTACTGCAGCAGCAACAAGAGCTAGAAGCAGAGTCAGCCGAGATGCAAGACTTCCTTCAAGAGGAGAAAGCTACTCTGGCGGAGGCTCTGAAAGAGGCAGAGACAGAG CTCACCAAGAAGGAAGAGATGCTAACGAAACGCGAGATGGAATTGGAAAGGCAAACGGAAGAATGCAAGCACCTAGTTAGGATCAGCGAGCAACGACG ACAAGAAAATTTATCCATGAGCATGAAACTGAACGCTGTCGAACGACGAAGCAGGGAGCTGTTGCTCACGCAAGGAGCCGCAGTTTCCGGGGCTGCGGTCGCGCTTTCCGGTTTGGGAACTAGGTTAGAGGGATTGGTAGACCAGTTGATCACTTCCTACAATATCTCGGTGAAGGACCTCGAG GACGTGATTTACCACAATGAAGCGTACAGCAGAAGCAACAGCAGCATCGAGTCCAGTCCTGTTAGCTCCAAGCATAGTCTGAAAGAGTGCACTCCTAGTCCAAAGAGCGGTTCCTTCGTCTCCGCTGTGATCGGGGCCATCCGGAACGCGGCGACGCATCCTTTCGCCACGAAAAATGCCGACAAGAAGTCCACGTTCGAGTCGGCTAAACAAATGTACAAAG AATTAAGTATGGAGTCCTCGTCGGACCTGCTCGACTTCGAAACAGAGCCGTGTTTGATGATGGAGAGCGTGCTAGAGGATGTTCCTCTGCCCGATACCTATTCGCACAACATGGTCTCGAGTAGCGACTCTCTACGCAGAGCTTTAAGCTTCCCGGAGACCGTCGACGAGAGCAATCTCAAAAAGACTCGCACCAATGACGAGTGTTCTAGCCTGACCAATCTCACGCAGGCTATTTTGCATCGTCGCAAG GTGGAGAACGAGGAGGACGATGATTGCGACTCGATCAGCGAATCCGACACCGGTACCAACGATGGCCCGCTGGCTTCGGATTACTGTCCCGCAGTTGGTCTCGTCGATCAAGTAATCGACGTGGACAATCTCCTGACGAAATTGTTGAAAGTGTTGCGAATCATTCAACTCGACAACGACACTTGCATCCAGGAGCTAAAAGAGGAGAA GTCCGAATTAGAAACGAAATTAGAGGTGACCGTGACCGAGCTGGAAGAGATGCGTAAAATAGTGGACAATCTGCATCAGTCCGATGAGATTCTGAGCAACTCCTCGGACAGGCGTCGCAGCGTTATGGAGAACTGTCGTCTTCTGATCAAAGAG GCGGGTAAGGAGGAATTAAAATTTCACGAGACCGCAGTCGCAAATAATAGCGGTCCCGGGGAACCGAGAAACTGTGAAGATCTCAACGCTAACGCAGCGGCTCAACTTCCTTCCTAA
- the LOC143210616 gene encoding uncharacterized protein LOC143210616: protein MLPINTRIFKMVVLLLLPMVMNLNRIECKPLTNETSLEDLTTALPSSSSPQVDHYDQRQNGTENYRVHLDGIVFVLAPVEALFLANAAAAGNKPNLPIPDPAKPTLGKPEVEQKPSPLPKSATRAGTRLSSLLAPFLHRLRQ, encoded by the exons ATGTTACCGATCAACACGAGAATTTTTAAAATGgtggtgctgctgctgctgccgaTGGTGATGAACTTGAATAGGATCGAGTGCAAACCGTTAACGAACGAGACGTCGCTCGAGGATCTGACCACTGCGTTGCCTAGTTCTTCGTCTCCGCAGGTCGATCATTACGATCAAAGGCAAAACGGAACCGAGAATTACCGTGTCCACTTGGATGGCATCGTCTTTGTTCTTGCTCCTGTCGAAGCGCTTTTCCTTGCAAACGCTGCCGCCGCTGGTAACAAGCCTAACTTACCGATACCTGATCCGGCAAAACCGACCCTGGGTAAACCGGAAGTCGAGCAGAAACCTTCGCCGTTGCCCAAATCGGCTACCAG GGCTGGGACACGTTTGTCGAGCTTATTGGCTCCGTTTTTGCATCGTCTTCGTCAATAA
- the LOC143210612 gene encoding uncharacterized protein LOC143210612: MVPLTRLLLLSGILSGFAISIAGTPVNYDQRQTGEVNVDAKLDNFLILVSPSSNEGLWNSLLTSEVALGLLASRRSAIKQEPGSQKPTETTVYETEDKEEGKEPYHVEIVRIEKDGDTVARSKQPEILNAEVTEVKIAGKIGEATKILQETPEVSIDKITSEKGSRNQKSRKLIERSRKVRVGSTVEDLAQADDLATKEEASKAARPGISLKKQLSKKEEEELSALSEERNELGNKRDELVLLGDGVENCGPGRYRDKSGTCQEDKNFY, encoded by the exons ATGGTGCCCCTAACCAGACTCCTCTTGCTGTCAG GCATACTGAGCGGATTTGCGATCAGCATCGCGGGAACACCAGTGAACTACGACCAGCGTCAAACAGGCGAGGTAAACGTGGACGCAAAACTGGATAATTTCTTGATCCTGGTGTCGCCCTCGTCCAACGAAGGCTTGTGGAATTCTTTATTGACATCTGAGGTAGCGTTAGGTTTGTTAGCCTCCAGGCGTAGCGCGATAAAGCAGGAGCCGGGGAGTCAGAAACCAACTGAGACGACTGTATACGAGACCGAGGACAAGGAGGAGGGTAAGGAGCCCTACCACGTGGAGATAGTCCGCATAGAGAAGGACGGGGACACCGTGGCGAGAAGTAAACAACCTGAAATATTAAACGCTGAAGTTACCGAGGTCAAGATTGCTGGGAAGATAGGGGAAGCTACGAAAATCTTACAAGAAACTCCAGAGGTGTCCATCGATAAAATAACGTCGGAGAAAGGGTCCAGGAACCAGAAGAGCCGTAAACTAATCGAACGGAGCAGGAAGGTTCGCGTGGGATCAACGGTGGAAGACCTCGCTCAGGCTGATGATCTTGCAACTAAGGAAGAAGCGTCCAAAGCGGCCAGGCCTGGGATATCGCTAAAGAAGCAGCTGtctaaaaaagaagaagaggagttGTCAGCCTTGTCCGAGGAACGGAACGAGCTGGGCAATAAACGCGACGAGCTGGTGTTGCTTGGCGATGGCGTTGAAAATTGCGGACCTGGAAGATACAGGGACAAGTCGGGAACCTGTCAGGAGGACAAGAATTTTTATTGA
- the LOC143210611 gene encoding uncharacterized protein LOC143210611, translating to MLSRTSLLVLIYHVLTSLTAPATYDQRQTGNLNVQVHLKDLQIIALINEEMLDDYTEYDYFYTDYGTNNGKPEDEESLNSTESLPPSSESAVSNSTVEDSNEFSVLNSTVEDLSESSVLNSTVEDSSESLVLNSTVEDSSESSVLNSTVEDSSEASVLNSTVKDSSEPSVLNSTVEDSSEFSVLNSTVEDSSESSVLNSTVEDSSKTSTANTEGSTEATIEKTEKSISENINIRNTSVEPEEQQLGLSPQRNRTRLTRKRCRSGCPADGKGHCCRMSNRRLSLVPLAMELAPKILDSLLVRSVKRQPS from the exons ATGCTGTCACGCACCAGCCTCCTCGTGCTAATTTATCACGTTCTGACCAGCCTCACCGCACCGGCCACTTACGATCAACGTCAGACCGGCAATCTGAACGTCCAGGTCCACTTGAAGGACCTGCAGATCATTGCACTGATCAACGAGGAGATGCTTGACGATTACACG GAGTACGATTATTTCTACACGGATTATGGGACAAACAATGGCAAGCCTGAAGACGAAGAATCACTCAATTCTACTGAGAGTCTTCCCCCGTCTAGCGAGTCTGCAGTGTCGAACTCAACTGTTGAAGATTCAAACGAGTTTTCGGTGTTGAACTCTACCGTTGAAGATTTGAGCGAGTCTTCGGTGTTGAACTCTACCGTTGAAGATTCGAGCGAGTCTTTGGTGTTGAACTCTACCGTTGAAGATTCGAGCGAGTCTTCGGTGTTGAACTCTACTGTTGAAGATTCCAGCGAGGCCTCGGTGTTGAACTCTACCGTTAAAGATTCCAGCGAGCCTTCGGTGTTGAACTCTACCGTTGAAGATTCCAGCGAGTTTTCGGTGTTGAACTCTACCGTTGAAGATTCCAGTGAGTCTTCGGTGCTGAACTCTACCGTTGAAGATTCGAGCAAGACTTCTACAGCAAATACCGAAGGGTCAACAGAGGCGACTATTGAAAAGACAGAGAAGTCTATCagcgaaaatataaatataagaaatacatCCGTGGAACCCGAGGAACAGCAATTGGGATTGTCTCCACAAAGAAACAGGACCAGACTCACAAGAAAACGCTGCAGATCCGGATGCCCTGCCGATGGGAAAGGTCATTGCTGTCGGATGAGCAACCGAAGACTGTCTCTTGTACC ACTCGCAATGGAGCTCGCACCTAAAATCCTGGACAGCTTATTGGTGCGCAGCGTGAAGCGTCAGCCGTCATAG